The Granulicella sibirica genome has a segment encoding these proteins:
- a CDS encoding 3-hydroxyacyl-CoA dehydrogenase/enoyl-CoA hydratase family protein, which yields MSNAIHPQPHDIRKVAVLGAGTMGSRIAAHVANAGLPVVLLDIVPPGVGADAAKAERNKFVLAALDGLKKSKPAAFYTPDAAGKIATGNFEDDLGLIADCDWIIEVVAENLEIKRGLLEKVQKHRRAGSIITSNTSGLPIAKIVEGMPDDLRHHWFGTHFFNPPRYMRLLEIIPTDESSAEDIAAISHFGDQRLGKAIVPSHDTPNFIANRIGTFSMGNAIRLMQAQGLTIEEVDALTGAPLGWPKTGTFRLGDLVGVDVLAHVASNFAAQAEKIGDERQDVVLASFIAKMLEKKWLGDKAKQGFYKKEGKDKDGRDLRHVLDWQTLDYKPSMRPKFAALEMAKNVERTTARIPQLLHADAGSDKAAAFYWPLLTELFTYSANRVAADGSQPADTIVEIDQAMKTGFNWELGPFEMFDAAGMKATTERMRAAGAPVAENTEKLLAYAEANGVEASWYVDDVSVASGRRYFDPFTGSYKPVLVADGVSSLAAVKKSHGVFKKNAGASVVDLGDGVAAIELHSKMNALGGDIVSLILQTLKPGSEAVANFSSFVITGDSTNFSVGANLMQLLLSVQEEEWDEVEMMVKQFQNMTQAIRFCPRPVVVAPYGMCLGGGVEISLHAAARQPHAELYMGLVETGVGLIPAGGGCKEMTIKSIEAGASIRPDARGEGVEIFEALKKNFETIAMAKVSTSAAEARGLGFLKASDLITINRERLLTDAKARAMGIAEAGYSAPVVQMAIPAPGENALATLKLAVWTMRQGAFISEHDAKIANWVAYALCGGKVTPGTPVSEQYLLDLEREAFLSLCGEKKTQERIAFTLKTGKPLRN from the coding sequence ATGTCGAACGCAATACACCCGCAACCGCACGACATCCGCAAGGTCGCCGTGCTCGGCGCTGGAACCATGGGCTCACGGATCGCCGCGCATGTCGCGAATGCCGGGCTGCCGGTGGTGCTGCTGGATATCGTGCCTCCAGGTGTCGGTGCGGATGCAGCCAAGGCCGAGCGGAATAAGTTTGTGCTGGCCGCGCTCGATGGGTTGAAGAAGTCGAAGCCCGCGGCTTTCTATACGCCGGATGCGGCGGGCAAGATCGCTACGGGCAACTTTGAGGATGATCTTGGGCTGATCGCGGATTGCGACTGGATTATCGAAGTCGTCGCCGAGAATCTCGAGATCAAGCGAGGGCTGCTGGAGAAGGTGCAGAAGCATCGGCGGGCGGGGTCGATCATTACCTCCAATACTTCGGGGTTGCCGATTGCGAAGATCGTCGAAGGAATGCCGGATGACCTGCGGCATCACTGGTTCGGGACACACTTCTTCAATCCGCCACGGTACATGCGGCTGCTGGAGATTATCCCGACCGACGAGTCTTCGGCGGAGGACATTGCGGCGATTTCGCACTTTGGCGATCAGAGGTTGGGGAAGGCGATTGTGCCTTCGCATGACACGCCGAACTTTATCGCGAACCGGATCGGGACGTTCTCGATGGGGAATGCGATCCGGCTGATGCAGGCGCAGGGGCTGACGATCGAGGAGGTCGACGCATTGACGGGCGCGCCGCTGGGGTGGCCGAAGACGGGGACGTTCCGGCTTGGGGACCTGGTGGGCGTGGATGTGCTTGCGCATGTGGCCTCGAACTTCGCGGCGCAGGCGGAGAAGATCGGCGACGAACGGCAGGATGTGGTGCTGGCTTCGTTCATCGCGAAGATGCTCGAGAAGAAGTGGCTCGGGGATAAGGCGAAGCAGGGGTTCTACAAGAAGGAAGGGAAGGATAAAGACGGTCGGGATCTGCGGCACGTGCTGGACTGGCAAACGCTGGATTACAAGCCTTCGATGAGGCCGAAGTTTGCGGCGCTGGAGATGGCGAAGAACGTGGAGCGGACGACGGCTCGGATACCGCAGTTGCTGCATGCGGATGCCGGGTCGGATAAGGCGGCAGCGTTTTACTGGCCTCTGCTGACGGAGCTGTTTACATACTCGGCGAACCGGGTGGCGGCGGATGGGTCCCAGCCTGCCGACACGATCGTCGAGATCGACCAGGCGATGAAGACGGGGTTCAACTGGGAGCTTGGGCCGTTCGAGATGTTTGACGCGGCAGGGATGAAGGCGACGACGGAGCGGATGCGGGCGGCGGGGGCTCCGGTGGCAGAGAATACGGAGAAGCTGCTGGCCTATGCCGAGGCCAATGGGGTTGAGGCTTCGTGGTATGTCGACGACGTCTCGGTGGCTTCAGGGCGACGGTACTTCGATCCGTTTACGGGTAGCTACAAGCCTGTGCTTGTGGCCGATGGGGTTTCTTCGCTGGCTGCGGTGAAGAAGAGCCATGGCGTCTTCAAGAAGAACGCCGGGGCTTCGGTTGTCGACCTTGGCGATGGAGTGGCGGCGATCGAGCTGCACTCGAAGATGAATGCGCTGGGCGGAGATATCGTCTCGCTGATCCTGCAGACGCTCAAGCCGGGGTCGGAGGCGGTGGCGAATTTTTCCTCATTTGTGATTACCGGGGATTCGACGAACTTCTCGGTTGGCGCGAACCTCATGCAGCTTCTGCTCTCCGTGCAGGAAGAGGAGTGGGATGAGGTCGAGATGATGGTGAAGCAGTTTCAGAACATGACGCAGGCGATCCGGTTCTGTCCTCGGCCGGTGGTGGTTGCGCCTTATGGGATGTGCCTGGGTGGGGGCGTGGAGATATCGCTGCATGCAGCCGCGCGGCAGCCGCATGCAGAGCTATATATGGGGCTGGTGGAGACAGGCGTGGGGCTGATTCCGGCGGGCGGTGGATGCAAGGAGATGACGATCAAGAGTATCGAGGCGGGGGCCAGTATTCGTCCGGATGCTCGTGGGGAGGGCGTCGAGATCTTCGAGGCGCTGAAGAAGAACTTCGAAACGATTGCGATGGCGAAGGTTTCTACTTCGGCGGCCGAGGCTCGGGGGCTTGGGTTTTTGAAGGCTTCAGACCTGATCACGATTAACCGGGAGCGCTTGCTGACGGATGCGAAGGCAAGGGCAATGGGGATTGCGGAGGCGGGGTATAGTGCGCCGGTGGTGCAGATGGCGATTCCGGCTCCAGGGGAGAATGCCCTGGCTACGTTGAAGCTGGCGGTTTGGACGATGCGTCAGGGGGCGTTCATCTCGGAGCATGACGCGAAGATTGCCAACTGGGTGGCTTATGCGCTTTGTGGCGGGAAGGTGACGCCGGGCACTCCTGTCAGCGAGCAGTATCTGCTGGACCTGGAGCGGGAGGCGTTTCTGAGTCTGTGCGGGGAGAAGAAGACGCAGGAGCGGATTGCCTTTACGTTGAAGACGGGGAAGCCGTTGCGGAACTAG
- a CDS encoding acetyl-CoA C-acyltransferase: MNDVVIVSAVRTAVGKAPRGTLRTTRPDDLAAVAIEGTLARVPQLDKAEIEDVILGCAMPEGEQGMNVAKIASFRAGLPFTTSAMTVNRYCASGLQSIAIAADRIRGGSADVILAGGTESMSFVPFGGNKISVNPWLVENYPGSYMSMGLTAERVAAHYGITREAMDQFSFESHQKALAAQAEGRFDDEIVPVEVTNAIPDYDGKSRKVRVKPTSSIFAKDEGPRADTSLEALARLKPVFHAKGTVTAGNSSQTSDGAAAAIVMSARRAEELGIPAMARFIAFAYAGCDPEEMGIGPIHAIPKALKMAGLTLDDIGVIELNEAFAAQSLAVIKVLGIDPARLNVNGGAIALGHPLGCTGAKLTATLLREMPRRGAKYGMVTMCVGGGMGAAGIFEAVN; this comes from the coding sequence ATGAATGATGTGGTGATTGTTTCGGCAGTGCGAACGGCGGTGGGCAAGGCTCCCCGGGGGACGTTGAGGACGACGCGTCCGGATGACCTGGCGGCGGTTGCGATCGAGGGGACGCTCGCCCGGGTTCCGCAACTGGATAAGGCGGAGATCGAGGATGTCATCCTTGGGTGTGCGATGCCTGAGGGTGAGCAGGGGATGAACGTCGCGAAGATCGCGAGCTTTCGGGCGGGGCTTCCTTTTACGACTTCGGCGATGACGGTGAATCGGTACTGTGCTTCGGGGTTGCAGTCGATTGCGATTGCGGCGGACCGGATCCGCGGGGGGAGCGCGGATGTGATTCTTGCCGGCGGGACGGAGAGCATGTCGTTTGTGCCGTTCGGCGGGAACAAGATCTCGGTGAACCCGTGGCTGGTGGAGAACTATCCGGGGTCGTATATGTCGATGGGGCTGACGGCGGAGCGGGTGGCGGCGCACTACGGGATTACCCGGGAGGCTATGGATCAGTTCTCGTTTGAGAGCCATCAGAAGGCGCTGGCGGCGCAGGCTGAGGGGCGGTTTGACGATGAGATTGTGCCGGTCGAGGTTACGAATGCGATTCCCGATTATGACGGGAAGAGCAGGAAGGTTCGGGTGAAGCCTACGTCTTCTATCTTCGCGAAGGATGAGGGGCCGCGGGCCGATACGTCGCTCGAGGCGCTGGCGCGGCTGAAGCCGGTGTTTCATGCGAAGGGGACGGTGACGGCGGGGAACTCGTCGCAGACGTCGGATGGGGCGGCGGCGGCGATTGTGATGTCGGCGCGGCGGGCGGAGGAACTGGGTATTCCGGCGATGGCTCGGTTTATCGCGTTTGCGTATGCGGGGTGCGATCCGGAGGAGATGGGGATCGGGCCGATTCATGCGATTCCTAAGGCGCTGAAGATGGCTGGTTTGACGCTGGACGATATTGGGGTGATTGAGCTGAATGAGGCGTTCGCGGCGCAGTCCTTAGCTGTCATCAAGGTGCTTGGGATCGATCCTGCTCGGCTGAATGTGAATGGCGGGGCGATTGCGCTTGGGCATCCGCTTGGGTGCACGGGGGCTAAGTTGACGGCTACTTTGCTGAGGGAGATGCCGAGGCGGGGGGCTAAGTATGGGATGGTGACGATGTGTGTTGGGGGTGGGATGGGGGCGGCTGGGATCTTTGAGGCGGTGAACTGA